CCCAACGAGTTCGTCGTCGGCTACGGCCTCGACTACGCCGAGAAGTACCGCAACCTCCCGTTCGTGGGTACGCTCGCGCCCCACGTCTACGGCGGCTGAAACCCCGGCTGAAATCCCGGCTGACCCCTAAGGGCCCAAGCTCGTGGGACTGACGGGAACCCCGGCGGGCCTCGCGCCGTTGGAGCATGCAGACGGGTTCGCCAGCCGTACCGTGCGCCTTCGGGCGACAATGCTGGGGTACCGTCAGAAGAACTGTCTTATCAAACTCACTATGGCAGGAGGGACGGGGCGACACCGCTCCGTATGGATGGACGTGAAGCGATACTTCCGTGGGCCGGTCATGTGGATCGTGCTGGCCGTCCTTGCCGTGGTCGTGTTGATGCAGGTCGTCGGCTCGTCCGGCGGCTACAAGACGGTGGACACCGGCCAGGTCATTGCAGCGATCAACGACAACAAGGTCGAGTCTGCCAAGCTCACCACCGGTGACGAGCAGACCATCAAGGCCACGCTCAAAGACGGCACAAAGATCGAGGGCAGCTCGAAGATCCAGGCGAGCTACATCGGCGATCAGGGCGTGACCATTGCCAACACGCTGCAGACCAAGTACCAGGACAAGCAGATCCCGGACGGCTACACGGTCTCGCCGACGAAGCAGAACGCCTTCGTCGGGATCCTGCTGTCCCTGCTCCCCTTCGTCCTCATCGTGGTCGTCTTCCTGTTCCTGATGAATCAGATGCAGGGTGGCGGCTCCCGCGTCATGAACTTCGGCAAGTCCAAGGCGAAGCTCATCACCAAGGACACCCCGAAGACGACGTTCGCGGACGTCGCCGGTTCGGACGAGGCCGTCGAGGAGCTCCACGAGATCAAGGAGTTCCTGCAGGAGCCGGCGAAGTTCCAGGCCGTCGGCGCCAAGATCCCCAAGGGTGTGCTCCTGTACGGGCCTCCCGGTACGGGCAAGACCCTGCTCGCGCGCGCCGTCGCCGGCGAGGCGGGCGTCCCCTTCTACTCGATCTCCGGTTCCGACTTCGTCGAGATGTTCGTCGGCGTCGGCGCCTCCCGAGTCCGCGACCTGTTCGAGCAGGCCAAGGCGAACGCCCCGGCGATCGTCTTCGTCGACGAGATCGACGCGGTCGGCCGCCACCGCGGCGCCGGCCTCGGCGGCGGTCACGACGAGCGCGAGCAGACGCTGAACCAGCTGCTCGTCGAGATGGACGGCTTCGACGTGAAGGGCGGCGTGATCCTCATCGCCGCCACGAACCGGCCCGACATCCTCGACCCGGCGCTGCTGCGCCCCGGCCGCTTCGACCGCCAGATCGCGGTCGACCGTCCGGACATGCAGGGCCGTCTGGAGATCCTCAAGGTCCACCAGAAGGGCAAGCCGGTCGCGCCCGACGTCGACCTGGGCGCCGTCGCCCGCCGCACCCCCGGCTTCACGGGTGCCGATCTCGCCAACGTGCTGAACGAGGCCGCGCTGCTGACGGCCCGCTCGGACAAGAAGCTGATCGACAACCACAGCCTGGACGAGGCGATCGACCGTGTGGTCGCGGGCCCGCAGAAGCGGACCCGGATCATGTCGGACAAGGAGAAGAAGATCACCGCGTACCACGAGGGCGGCCACGCCCTGGTCGCGGCGGCTTCTCCCAACTCCGACCCGGTCCACAAGATCACGATCCTGTCCCGCGGCCGTGCGCTCGGGTACACGATGGTGCTCCCGGACGAGGACAAGTACTCCACCACCCGCAACGAGATGCTCGACCAGCTGGCCTACATGCTGGGCGGCCGCGCTGCGGAGGAGCTCGTCTTCCACGACCCGACGACCGGCGCTGCGAACGACATCGAGAAGGCCACCGCCACGGCCCGCGCGATGGTCACGCAGTACGGCATGACCGAGCGTCTGGGCGCGATCAAGTTCGGCGGCGACAACACCGAGCCGTTCCTCGGCCGTGAGATGGCTCACCAGCGCGACTACTCGGAAGAGGTCGCCGCGCTGGTGGACGAGGAAGTGAAGAAGCTCATCGAGAACGCGCACAACGAGGCCTGGGAGATCCTGGTCGAGAACCGCGACGTCCTCGACAACCTGGTGCTTCAGCTGCTGGAGCGGGAGACGCTGGGCAAGGAGGAGATCGCCGAGGTCTTCGCCTCCATCGTCAAGCGCCCGGCGCGGCCCGCCTGGACCGGCTCCTCGCGGCGTACGCCGTCCACCCGTCCGCCGGTGCTCTCCCCCAGGGAGCTCGCACTGACGAACGGCGCCAACGGCGCGACGCCGGCGATCTCCACCGCGAAGTCCACCGCGGCGGAGTCCGCCCCGGTGGCCGAGCCCGCCCCGGAGGACCGCCCCGAGAGCTGACCCGGCTCCCGGTGGCCCCACCAGGCCCGGAATGGATGCCGCGCCCCCCTGGCTTTAGCCTGGGGGGCGCGGCATTTCGCATGTCCGAAAAGAGGCGCGTGACCCTCACGCACGACCCGCACAGGAACGAGGCACCAGATGACCGACCCCGTGACGCTGGACGGCGAGGGCGCCATCGGCGAGTTCGACGAGAAGCGCGCCGAGAACGCCGTACGGGAGCTGCTGATCGCGGTCGGCGAGGATCCGGACCGAGAGGGTCTGCGGGAGACGCCGGCGCGGGTGGCGCGGGCCTACCGGGAGATATTCGCGGGGCTGTGGCAGAAGCCCGAGGACGTGCTGACGACGACGTTCGACCTGGGGCACGACGAGATGGTCCTGGTGAAGGACATCGAGGTGCTCAGCAGCTGTGAGCATCACCTCGTGCCGTTCGTCGGCGTGGCCCACGTCGGGTACATCCCGTCCACGGACGGCAAGATCACGGGCCTGTCCAAGCTGGCCCGGCTGGTGGACGTCTACGCTCGTCGCCCGCAGGTGCAGGAACGACTCACCACGCAGATCGCCGACTCCCTGATGAAGATCCTGGAGCCGCGTGGGGTGATCGTCGTCGTCGAGTGCGAGCACATGTGCATGTCGATGCGAGGGGTGCGCAAGCCCGGGGCCAAGACCATCACCTCGGCGGTGCGCGGTCAGCTCCGTGACCCCGCCACCCGCAACGAGGCGATGAGCCTGATCATGGCGCGCTGAGCCGCTGAGACAGGGGTTCAGCCGAGGCAGGGGCGCCGAGGCGCCGGAGCCTCACGCCGGTGACGCAGCTCCCTTGTCGTGGTCGTCGTCCTCCGGGAGCTTGCAGACCCGCTCCAGGAAGATGGCCGCCGCTATGACCGCGATGCCCGCGACGACGGAGAAGCCGGCGTAGATGGCCTGGTCGCGGCGGGCGGGGATGTCGAGCTGCTCCAGCAGGAAGGCGCCCGTGCCGCCGTACATGCCGGCGACGAGGGCGGCGACCAGGGCGCTGGCCTGGCCGAAGACGACGGAACGGGCCGCCATCAGGGGGTCGACGCCCTTGGCCTCGGGCCGGCGCTCGCGCTGCGCCTTGAGGCGGGCGCGCAGCGAGAGCGCGGTGGCCAGCAGGACCGCGGCGATCAGGGCCAGGACGATGGGTGCGGCCAGCGGGACGCTGGGCAGGGTCCCGATCGAGTTCCAGAGGCGGGCGCCCGCCCAGGACAGGATTCCGGCAACGATGAACACGCCTGCCAGCACCCTGATGCGCAGCTCTCTCACGGTGTCCCTTCAGCTCCCCCGGGGCCCGCGGGCCCTCCCGCGGACGATGCTCGTCTTGACCTTAACGACTACGCGGGCAGGTGGAGTTCCAGGTCCTTGCGGGGCGCGACGCCCTCGCGGGTGACGGCGTCGAGGAGATCGGCGACCGGGCCGCGACCGGGCAGCAGTGCCTCGGGGTCCACGTCGTGCCAGGGGGCCAGCACGAACGCGCGTTCGTGGGCGCGGGGATGAGGAAGGGTGAGGTGCGGATCGTCGTCGACGACGTCTGCGTACGCGACGATGTCGACGTCGAGGGTGCGCGCGCCCCAGCGTTCGTCCCGTACGCGGTGGAAGGCCTCCTCGACCGCGTGCGCCCGCTCCAGGAGCGACGACGGGGGCAGGGTGGTCTTCAGGACGACGACCGCGTTGAAGTACGAGGGCTGGCTGCCGGGCTCGACGCCCCAGGGCACCGTCTCGTACACCGGGGAGACGGCCTTGATGCGCACGCCGGGTGTGTCCTCGAGGGCGTCGATGGCGCCCTGGAGGGTCTCCAGCCGGTTGCCGAGGTTGGCGCCGAGAGAGATCACTGCCCGCTGCGGGTTGTGCAGGGTCGTGTCGGCGGCGTCGACCTTCTCGACGACGGAGGCGGGTACCGGCTGTACGGTCGGGTCGCTCTGACCCGCGGTGAAGAACGCGGTCATGCTCGGCTCCGGGTGATGGTGACGGTCACGTCGTCGAAGGGCACGGTGATCGGCGCGTCCGGTTTGTGGACGCAGACCTCGACCTCTTGTACCCCTTCGTGTTGCAGACAGGCCTGGGAGATGCGCTCGGCGAGGGTCTCGATGAGGTCGACGGGATCGCCCTGCACGACCGCCACGACCTCCTCCGCCACGATGCCGTAGTGCACGGTCTTCGCCAGGTCGTCGTCGGCCGCCGCGGGGCGGGTGTCCAGGCCCAGGACGAGGTCCACGATGAAGGTCTGGCCCTCCTCGCGTTCCTTGGGGAACACCCCGTGGTACCCGCGGGCCTTGAGGCCGCGCAGCGCGACACGATCCACGCGAATCACTCCTGCAGTCGTTGTTGACGGCCAGTGCGTACCGGGTGCGGACGGCACCCTGGCCTCGAACGAATCTACCCGCGAGCACTGACACGGCCAGGCCACGGCGACGCCGGGCCGGGCCGGAGCCAGGAGGTTTCACCGTGCGTTTCCCTTGGGGAACCTGGTGGCTCACGGGTTGGTAGCCGCCCCTACCCGCGGGTTCGTGATTCCAACCACTTCTTGGTTCCTATGGGGAGGGGGAGTCCCCGTCCGCGTCTCCGTCCTCGTCGTCCTCGTCGTTCTCGGCCAGGACCGGGGAGGCGTGGTGGGACCACAGCTTCCAGCCGTCCGGGGTGCGCCGGAACACGTTCGTGGCGACGACGAGCTGGCCCACGAGCGGCCCGAGCTCCTCGCCCTCCACCGGCGCGGGCCCGCCGCTGAGGATGTTCTCCGTGCAGGTCACCAGGGCGGTGTCACCGGTGACCGAGACATGCACGTCGGTGAGGAAGAACTGGATGTAGTCGGTGTTCGCCATGATCAGCGCGTACGACCGCAGCACCTCGCCGCGGCCGGTGAGCACCGGCCAGCCCGGGTGCACGCAGGAGATCACGCCGGTGTCCGCCGGGTCGTGGTACTCCTCGTCGACGCCCAGGTCGGTCGGGGTGAGCCAGAGCGAGGAGACCGTCTCGAAGTCGCCTCGCTCCAGGGCCTCGTAGAAGGCGGTGTTGGCGGCCTCGACCTGCTCGACGTCGGTGTGGGGGGCGCTCACCGGGCTCCTTCCACGGCGCGTGCGACCCGTACCGCGTCCGCTGTCGCACGGACCTCGTGCACGCGTACCGCCCACGCGCCGGCGTGCGCGGCGAGGGCGGAGACGGCGGCCGTGGCGGCGTCGCGCTCCCGCGCGGGCGGCGGCGCGCCCTCCGGGCCGGCCAGGACGCGGCCGAGGAACCGTTTACGGGAGGCGGCGACCAGCAGCGGGTGGCCCAGGGCGTGCAGCCGGTCGAGGCGGGCGAGCAGGGACAGGTCGTGGTCGGCCTCCTTGGAGAAGCCGAGGCCCGGGTCGACGACGATGCGGTCGGGGGAGACGCCGCCGGCCAGAACGGCGTCCACGCGCGCGTGGAGTTCGTCGACGACTTCGGCGACGACGTCCGTGTAGACGCCCTTGACGTTGCCGCCTTCGAGGAAGCCGCGCCAGTGCATGACGACGAAGGGGGCGCCCGCGTCGGCGACGGTCGGGATCATCGCCGGGTCGGCGAGGCCGCCGCTGACGTCGTTGACGAGGGCGGCGCCGGCCGCGAGGGCCTGGGCGGCGACGGAGGCGCGCATGGTGTCGACGGAGACGACGACGCCTTCGGAGGCGAGGCCGCGGACGACGGGGACGACCCGGCGCAGTTCCTCCGCCTCGTCCACGCGGGTGGCGCCGGGGCGGGTGGACTCGCCGCCGACGTCGACCAGGTCCGCGCCCTCGGCGACGAGCTCGAGGCCGTGTTTGACGGCGGCCGTCGTGTCGAACCAGCGGCCGCCGTCGGAGAAGGAGTCGGGGGTCACGTTGATGACCCCCATGACCGCGCAGCGGTCCCATTCCGGAAGGCCGACGACGCGCCCGCGCCCGCTCTGCTTGCTCATGCGTTCAGCGTAGGCCCAGGAAGGGGCCGCGCCGCCGGGCGGCCCGGGCACAAGCCCCAGGGCCGGGAGAGGGGCGGGGCTTCCGCCCGGGCCGGTCCGCGGGGGCCCGGGCACGGCGTACCGCGGCGGTGCCGCCCGGTCACCGGGATCACGCCGCCCGTACGTCTCTCTCCGCCACCGCGTGCGCGCACGCGCGGGGCGCGGTGGAACGGCGGCGCAGGAAGCGGGGCAGGGGGAGGGCGAGGTTGACGAAGCCCTCGGCCTGCATGGCGGCGAAGCCGATGCGGGGCAGGTCGCCGGAGGCGCGGTAGACGACGAAGCGGGGCTCCCAGCGGGGCTGGAACTTGGCGTTGAACTTGTACAGGGACTCGATCTGGAACCAGCGCGAGAGGAACACCAGCAGTCCGCGCCAGGCGCGCAGCACCGGGCCCGCGCCGATCTTCTCGCCGCGGGCCAGCGCCGAGCGGAACATGGCGAAGTTGAGCGACACGCGCGCGATGCCGAACTTCGGGGCGGCCTGGAGCGCGGCGACGATCAGCAGCTCGTTCATGCCCGGGTCCGCCGAGCGGTCGCGGCGCATCAGGTCCAGCGAGGCACCGTCGGTGCCCCAGGGCACGAAGTGCAGGATCGCCTTCAGATCGCCGTACTCGCCGGGTTCGGGGTCGGTCTTGTGGGCGGTGGCGATGAGGCAGTCGCCGTCGTCGGGGTCGCCGATGCGGCCCAGCGCCATGGAGAAGCCGCGCTCGGTGTCGGTGCCGCGCCAGTCCTCCGCGGCCCGTCGGATGCGCGCCAGCTCGGCCTCGCCGACGTCACGGACACGCCGGACCCGGGTCTCGTAACCGGCGCGTTCGATGCGTTTGACCATCTGGCGCACGTTGCGCATCGCGCGGCCGGCGAGGGAGAAATCCGCGACGTCCACCACCGCCTCGTCGCCCAGTTCCAGGGCGTCCAGGCCGGTCTCGCGGGTCCAGACCTCGCCGCCGGTCTCCGAGCAGCCCATGACGGCGGGCGTCCAGGAGTGGGCCTTGGCCTCGTCCATGAAGCGCTCGATGGCGCCGGGCCAGGCCTCGACGTCGCCGATCGGGTCGCCGCTGGCCAGCATCACGCCGGAGACGACGCGGTAGGTCACCGCCGCCTTGCCGCTGGGCGAGAAGACGACGGCCTTGTCGCGGCGCAGCGCGAAGTGGCCGAGGGAGTCGCGTCGGCCGTGCTTCTCCAGCAGGGCGCGCAGCCGGGTCTCGTCCTCCTCGGTGAGGCGGGCGGCCGGGTGCTCGGGCCGGAACGCGAGGTAGATCGTGGTGACCGCGGTGATCCAGCCGAGGGCGCCGAGGGAGAAGGCGACGGTCCAGGAGGTGTTGCCCTGGTAGTCGACCGGGCCCTCGAAGCCGAGGAGGCCGTACAGGACGTGCGTAATGCGATCGGCCAGGCTCGGGTCGCCGATCATGCGCCGCGGGTGGACGCTGACGATGACCAGACCGAGCATGAGGGAACCAGCGCCCATGAGGACGAAGTTGGCGAGCGCGCGCCAGCGGCTGCGCGGGTCGGGCAGCGCCGCGAACTGGTCGCGGTGCACCACCAGCGGCACCAGGAGCGCGACCGAGATGAGCGCGCCCACCAGCGAGTGCCGGTACACGAACTGCGCGACCGCGCCCGCGGGCAGCAGCACCACGGCGGCCCGCCACGCGCGCCGCTTGGAGCGCTTGAGGCCATGGGCGAGCAGCAGCAACAGGACGCCGGAGCTGAGCGAGAGCGCGGCCGCGAACGGGCCGAACGCACCGGGCAGCACCTCGGCCAGGGTGTGCATACGGCTGTGACGGAACCGCGGGAAGACGCCCCCGGCCACGTCCAACAGACCCACGAGGGCACAGGCTCTGCCGACGAGGGCGGGTACGGACTCGGGGCGCGGACCTCGCACTATCTGCCGCACCCGGCTTGATCGGTGCGGAACCCCGCCCGACATTTCCCCATCTTCCCTGACAGACATCGCATCCCGTTGTTCCGCGAGAGACCTTGGACCCAGTGCCGATTCGGGCATCAGGCGACATTGCGCCCTCTAGGACGGTGTCTCGGGGACAGAGGTTCACTCGTCTCTTCAAAGCCACTGAAAAGGCCAAGGAAAGTCCGGGACAAGCCCTCGCGAAGGCCTTGGGGGAGCGCCGTAGTCCGGACGGAAAAGCGCAGGCGGAGAACACCTCATGGGTCTCACGAGCAACAATGTGCTGCTGCTGGCAATCCTGTTCGCAGTACTGCTGTTCGCCGGCACGGTGTGGCTGTGGCCACGCCTGGCCCGGCGCGGCTGGCGGCCCGTCAGTGGACGCGTCGGCCTGCTGCTCGCCACCCAGTTGGCGCTCTTCCTGTCAGTGGGCCTCTTCGCCAACCAGGCCTTCGGCTTCTACGCCAGCTGGGCGGACCTGCTGGGCAAGGAGACCGAGCCGGGCGTGGTCGTCGACCACACGGCGGCCGGCGGCTCGGCGGGGCCGGTGCAGGTGATCGACACCCGGCGCGTGGACGGCGCGGGCAGCGGGCGGCCGCGGTCCGCCGGGCAGATACAGAAGATCGCCGTCACCGGCCGCACGACGCACATCGTCTCGCCCGCGTACGTGTACCTGCCGCCGGAGTACTTCGACCCGCAGTACCGCACGCGTACGTTCCCCGCGGCCGTGATCCTCACCGGCTACCCGGGTACGGCGGAGGCGCTCGTGGACAAGCTGCACTATCCGCGCACCGCGCGGCAGCTCGCCAAGGACGGGCGCATGCAGCCGATGATCCTGGTGATGCTGCGGCCGACCGTGGCGCCGCCGCGGGACACGGAGTGCGTGGACGTCCCGGGCGGACCGCAGACCGAGTCGTTCTTCGCGAAGGACCTGCCCGACGCCGTGACGGCCCACTACAGAGTCGGCAAGAAGCCCGGCAGCTGGGGTGTCATCGGGGACTCCACGGGCGGTTACTGCGCGCTGAAGCTGGCGATGCACCACCCCGACGTGTATGCGGCCGGCGCGGGCCTGTCGGCGTACTACAAGGCGCCGATCGACCCGACCACCGGCAACCTCTTCCGCGGCGACGCGACCCTGCGGGGCGAGGCGGATCTGCACTGGTATCTGAAGCACCGGCCCGCGCCCGACACCTCGCTGCTCGTGACCAGCAGCAAAGTGGGCGAATCCAACTACAAGGCCACGCTGAAGTTCATAGACCAGGTGAAGGCCACGAACAGGACCAGGATCTCGTCGATCATCCTGGAAAGCGGCGGGCACAACTTCAACACCTGGCGGCGCGAGATTCCGCCCACGCTGCAGTGGATCAGCGGGCGGCTGAGCGACCGGTGACGTCGGGCGACGGCGTGCGGGGCGGCCTGGGCGGTCTGCGGGGACGGCGTGCGGCTACGGCGTACTGAGGCGGGGTACTGAGGCGGCGTACTGAGCGGCTCGGCCGGAAATGATCTTGCTTCTTCCCGAATGGGTCGCCCGCGCTGTTTCCCTGCTGTTTCCTGATGCCCTGTGAAGACTTCTGTATGGCTGTGTTTTTACGGGGCGGCGCGCCAACATTCGCCTACGCGCGGTAAGTTTCTGGCCATGCCACGTGGACGTCACCGCCATTCCCCGCCTTTGCACAGGCTGCTGCCGCCTTCGGCGATCGCAGGCGTCTCCCTAGTCTGCGCTTTTGGTCCCTGGGTGTTCACGGAACAACTGGTGCTGCGAGGTCTGGCCGCCGCTGCCGCGGCGACGGCGATCGGCGGCGCGTTCGTGATGCGCCGCTGGGACATGCAGGCCGGCAAGCAGGTCGCCGACCTCACGCGCGCGCGGGCGGGCGACGAGTGGCGCTTCGAGGAACGCGTCGCCGAACTGGAGACCGACCTCGACGAGTCGCGCGAGCTGCGCGTCAAGCTGGAGCAGCGGCTGCGGGCCAAGCGCACCGAACTGGCGGGCCTGCGCAACGAGCACGCGGCGCTGCTGCGCCGGTACGCCACGGCGGAGACCGAGCGGGCGAGCGCCCTGGAGGGCCGCCGTCTGCTCGAGATAGAGACCACGGACCCGGCGCCGGCCCTGCCTCCCGCGCGCGTGGCGCAGGAGAAGCAGAAGCAGGAGAAGGCCGAGGGGTCCGGGAAGTCGACGGCGACGGGCACGGTCGCCGCACGGGAGCTCGAGGCCGCCGCCGATCCTGCCGACGCCGAGACGGAGGCGGAGACCGAGGCGGACTCCGAGGCCCTTGAGCCGGCGGACGGGAAGGCCGAGTCGGACGGGAAGAGCGGGTCGGCCGAGGCCGTCGAGTCTTCCGAGGCGGCCGATGAGGAGCCTGAGGCTCCCGCGGTCTTCTCCCCGGCGGGATCCAAGCTGTTTCTGCGGGCGCAGGCCGCGCTGGCCCTCCTCGACGCCGACGCCGACTCCGCCGAGGCGGTGAAGGCCGAGGCCGTGAAGAGCGAGGCCGTGAAGACCGAAGGCTCCGCCGGCGACACGGAGGCCGCGCAGGAGGACGAAGCCGAGGGGAAGCCCGAGGCGGTCGACGAGCACACGCGCGCGGCCGCCGCCTACACGTCCGCCGAGGAGAACGCGACCCCGGCGGAGGCGGAGAAGGCCACTTCGGAAGAGCCGGAAGAGCCGGAAGAGCTGGAAAAGCCGGGATCGGCCGCAGAGCGCACCGCCGCAGGCGCGAAGACCCCGGTACCCGAGTACGCCCCGTCGGCGTACCCGCGGGCCCTGGCCTCGCGAGCGCTCGCCGAGTCCGTCGTCCTCGCCGAGCCCGTCGTCCCCGACCTCCCCGCCGCGCCGACGGAGTCCGCCGCCTCCGGCGCCCTCGTCCCGCGCCAGGCCGCGCCCGTGATGCGTCCCTCCGGCCACTTCACGGTGCCGACCGCCGTGGCCGTCGTACCGGCCGCGCAGCCGCTGCGGCGGCCGACGGCCGAGGGCGGATTCGATTTCTTCGGTACGAAGGCGTCCTCGGCGTCCGCCGCCCTGGAGGCCGTGCAGAACGAGGATCTCGCCGACGTGGTCGGGCAGGAGGCGCTCGCGCTGCACAAGGCCGAGGCCGAGTCGGAGTTCAAGCCGGTGGACGAGCACGCGCGCGGGGTGAGCCAGGTCATCGACCTGACCGCCCACGACGAGACCGAGCAGATCAACCTCCACGGACTGCGCAGCGCCGCCTCCTGAACGCCGACGAGTTGAACGCCGCCGAGCGAGCGTCGGCGCGCAGCTCGGCCGAGCCGCTCAGGCCATCCACCGGTCGGGCCGGGCGTCCCTTCGCCCGGTCCGCGACCGCTCCGCCTGCCCCCGCAGCAGCTCCGCGGCCTCCTGCACGTCCCTCAGCCGCGCCGTGACGGTCTTGTTGGCCCCCGTGTCCACATGGACGTCCGCGACGCGCCAGAGACGCTGCCAGGGCCCCTGCGTCAGCCGTACGCTCTGGACCTTGGCGTGCGGCACGAGCGCGAGGCTCCGCCGCAACAGCCCCTGCCGTGCGGCGAACACCGAGTCCGTGACGGCGATCCCGTAGCCCCGCCACCACACCGGCACGCACCGCCCGGCCCGCCGCGGCGGGCGCGTGAGCGAGGCCGCCGCCGGGACGGTCACCCCGGGCAGCACGCGCGCGATGACGGCCTCCGCGGCCTCGCGCGGGGCGACCGGCACGAGCACCGAGTTCGCCGAGCCGGCCACCGCCAGCTCGACGCGCACCCAGCCGCGCCGCCGCCACAGCAGCGGCTGGACGATCCGCACGGTCTGCACGCGTCCGGGCGGCACCGTCTCGTGCGTGCGGTCCAGCAGCCCGTGGTCGATACGCAGCCCGTCCGGCGACTCGCCGACCGTCCAGTCGTACTCGCCGACGAACCGCCCCACGCTGCTCGCGCCCGCCGCGCCGAGCAACGGCACACCGGTCACCAGCACCGTGACCACACTGTGGGTGGCCAGCCACAGGACCGGCGGCAGGACGAGCGCGGCGGCCAGCGCGCCCCAGGTCGCGCCGGTCAGCACCAGCGAGATCGCGAGCCGGCGCGTGGGCACGCGCAGCAGCTCGCGCGCGGGAGCCTCGCCTATCTCGTGCGCTGTCTCGGGCGCGAAACCCGCCGCCCGCGCGAGCAGCTCGGCCCGCAGCGCGCGTGCCTCCGCCTCGCCCAGGAAGGCCAGTTCGTCCTTCTTGTCGACGCCGACGACGTCGAGCCGGAGCTTCGCGACGCCCGCGATCCGCGCGAGCAGCGGCTGGGTGACGTCGATCGCCTGGATGCGCTCCAGACGGATATGCGCGGTGCGCCGGAACAGCAGGCCGGTCCGGATGCGCAGTTCGGCGTCCGTCACCGCGAAGTGGGTGAACCACCAGCTCAGGAAGCCGTAGGCGGCGGCCGCCGGGAGGAGTACGGCGAGCGCGATCAGCAGGGTCGTCGTGGTCAGCCGGGTCAGCTGCTCCTGTGCCTGGTTCGGGTCGTGCACCGCCCAGCCGACGAGCACCGCGACAGGCGCCCACGCCCGCCGGAAGGGCGTGACGGGGTGCAGGCGGTGCTCGACGACGGCCCGCGCGGGGGGCGCGTCGGGCGCGTCGGGCGTACCTTCCAGAGCGTCCTCGACGGGTACGCCGTCCTCGACGCCCGGCGTCGTCACAGCCCCGCCGATCGGGCCTCGCCGAGCTCGGTGAGCCGGTCGCGCAGCCGTTCCGCCTCGTCCGGGTCCAGCCCCGGGATGGTCGCGTCGGTCGCGGCGGCCGCCGTGTGCAGCTGGACGCTGGCCAGCCCGAAGTGCCGCTCGACGGGACCGGAGGTGACCTCCACGAGCTGCATGCGCCCGTACGGCACGACGGTCTCCTGGCGCCACAGCACGCCCCGGCTGATCAGCAGGTCGTCGGCGCGCTCGGCATACCGCCAGGAGCGCCAGTTGCGGCCGAGCAGCACCCAGCCCCACCCGATCCCGGCCAGCGGCAGCAGCGCGAAGGCGGCCCAGCCCGGGCCGACGAGCAGGCCGAGCAGCAGGCCGACGCCGAGGGCCGCCAGCCCCAGCCACACCACCAGCAACAGCCGCCGCATCCGCAGCAGCTCCGGAGGCAGCCCGTTCCACACCGGTCCGGACCTCGTCACCTCTGCGCCCGCGGGGCTCCCCGTTTCCATAGGCCCAGCGTACGTAGGGGAGCGGGTAGGGGAGACTGGGCCCATGACTCCTACGACGGAGACCACGGTCGGGATCGGCGGCGCCGCGGAGAGCACCGACATGGTGCTCAACATCGGCCCCCAGCACCCCTCCACGCACGGCGTGCTGCGGCTGCGCCTCGTGCTGGACGGCGAGCGCATCAGGCACGCGGAGCCGGTGATCGGCTATATGCACCGCGGCGCGGAGAAGCTGTTCGAGGCGCGCGACTACCGCCAGATCGTCATGCTGGCCAACCGCCACGACTGGCTGTCGGCCTTCTCCAACGAGCTGGGCGTGGTCCTGGCCGTGGAGCGCATGCTCGGCATGGAGGTCCCCGAGCGCGCGGTGTGGACGCGCACGCTGCTCGCGGAGCTGAACCGGGTGCTGAACCACCTGATGTTCCTGGGGTCCTATCCGCTGGAGCTCGGCGGCATCACCCCGGTCTTCTACGCCTTCCGCGAGCGCGAGGTGCTCCAGAACGTCATGGAGGAGGTCTCCGGCGGCCGCATGCACTACATGTTCAACCGGGTCGGCGGCCTCAAGGAGGA
This window of the Streptomyces sp. NBC_01275 genome carries:
- the folP gene encoding dihydropteroate synthase, with the protein product MSKQSGRGRVVGLPEWDRCAVMGVINVTPDSFSDGGRWFDTTAAVKHGLELVAEGADLVDVGGESTRPGATRVDEAEELRRVVPVVRGLASEGVVVSVDTMRASVAAQALAAGAALVNDVSGGLADPAMIPTVADAGAPFVVMHWRGFLEGGNVKGVYTDVVAEVVDELHARVDAVLAGGVSPDRIVVDPGLGFSKEADHDLSLLARLDRLHALGHPLLVAASRKRFLGRVLAGPEGAPPPARERDAATAAVSALAAHAGAWAVRVHEVRATADAVRVARAVEGAR
- a CDS encoding phosphatidylglycerol lysyltransferase domain-containing protein; this translates as MSGGVPHRSSRVRQIVRGPRPESVPALVGRACALVGLLDVAGGVFPRFRHSRMHTLAEVLPGAFGPFAAALSLSSGVLLLLLAHGLKRSKRRAWRAAVVLLPAGAVAQFVYRHSLVGALISVALLVPLVVHRDQFAALPDPRSRWRALANFVLMGAGSLMLGLVIVSVHPRRMIGDPSLADRITHVLYGLLGFEGPVDYQGNTSWTVAFSLGALGWITAVTTIYLAFRPEHPAARLTEEDETRLRALLEKHGRRDSLGHFALRRDKAVVFSPSGKAAVTYRVVSGVMLASGDPIGDVEAWPGAIERFMDEAKAHSWTPAVMGCSETGGEVWTRETGLDALELGDEAVVDVADFSLAGRAMRNVRQMVKRIERAGYETRVRRVRDVGEAELARIRRAAEDWRGTDTERGFSMALGRIGDPDDGDCLIATAHKTDPEPGEYGDLKAILHFVPWGTDGASLDLMRRDRSADPGMNELLIVAALQAAPKFGIARVSLNFAMFRSALARGEKIGAGPVLRAWRGLLVFLSRWFQIESLYKFNAKFQPRWEPRFVVYRASGDLPRIGFAAMQAEGFVNLALPLPRFLRRRSTAPRACAHAVAERDVRAA
- a CDS encoding esterase family protein, with the translated sequence MGLTSNNVLLLAILFAVLLFAGTVWLWPRLARRGWRPVSGRVGLLLATQLALFLSVGLFANQAFGFYASWADLLGKETEPGVVVDHTAAGGSAGPVQVIDTRRVDGAGSGRPRSAGQIQKIAVTGRTTHIVSPAYVYLPPEYFDPQYRTRTFPAAVILTGYPGTAEALVDKLHYPRTARQLAKDGRMQPMILVMLRPTVAPPRDTECVDVPGGPQTESFFAKDLPDAVTAHYRVGKKPGSWGVIGDSTGGYCALKLAMHHPDVYAAGAGLSAYYKAPIDPTTGNLFRGDATLRGEADLHWYLKHRPAPDTSLLVTSSKVGESNYKATLKFIDQVKATNRTRISSIILESGGHNFNTWRREIPPTLQWISGRLSDR
- a CDS encoding PH domain-containing protein, whose protein sequence is MEGTPDAPDAPPARAVVEHRLHPVTPFRRAWAPVAVLVGWAVHDPNQAQEQLTRLTTTTLLIALAVLLPAAAAYGFLSWWFTHFAVTDAELRIRTGLLFRRTAHIRLERIQAIDVTQPLLARIAGVAKLRLDVVGVDKKDELAFLGEAEARALRAELLARAAGFAPETAHEIGEAPARELLRVPTRRLAISLVLTGATWGALAAALVLPPVLWLATHSVVTVLVTGVPLLGAAGASSVGRFVGEYDWTVGESPDGLRIDHGLLDRTHETVPPGRVQTVRIVQPLLWRRRGWVRVELAVAGSANSVLVPVAPREAAEAVIARVLPGVTVPAAASLTRPPRRAGRCVPVWWRGYGIAVTDSVFAARQGLLRRSLALVPHAKVQSVRLTQGPWQRLWRVADVHVDTGANKTVTARLRDVQEAAELLRGQAERSRTGRRDARPDRWMA
- a CDS encoding PH domain-containing protein translates to METGSPAGAEVTRSGPVWNGLPPELLRMRRLLLVVWLGLAALGVGLLLGLLVGPGWAAFALLPLAGIGWGWVLLGRNWRSWRYAERADDLLISRGVLWRQETVVPYGRMQLVEVTSGPVERHFGLASVQLHTAAAATDATIPGLDPDEAERLRDRLTELGEARSAGL